In one Umezawaea sp. Da 62-37 genomic region, the following are encoded:
- a CDS encoding ABC transporter family substrate-binding protein, whose translation MSRRVLARVAAPVAALALVLTACGSGPTGSDQGLKGADQQEQGKDDINPVEVSKLKEGGEFKWPVDSLADNWNYNNVDGTVASGARMISAVMPNIFSQNADSTIAMDKDYLEDASVTSQDPQVVTYKLNPKAKWSDGTAFSWEDFAAQAKANNGTDPAFLTASTTGYEDIEKVEKGASDQEVKVTFKKKFAEWKSLFGPLYPKSLNATADEFNKGWVDGPKLTAGPFKIGTIDLTGKLVTVVRDDAWWGEKPKLDKITFRVIDRTALADSLANGAIDWYDIGSNVDLYKRAQQTPGIKIRQAVTPDYNHLTFNGAASAVMSDAKVRTSVMQGIDTATISKAILGPIQPDPKVLGNHIFLLGAKEYKDNAAVAKFDKEAAKKGLDDAGWKLEGDVRKKDGKDLAIRFVIPTPNPTSDQVSKLVQTQLKEVGVKVDIQAVPSADFFKSHINVGDFDITSFRWLSTAFPISSSKSIYALDPANVNQNYGRVGSDDINKLFDEANSELDDTKRSDLANQIDEAIWKSGHQLPIFQSPGAVAVRENIANFGAVGFANSPYDYIHIGFTS comes from the coding sequence GTGAGTCGACGTGTATTGGCCAGGGTGGCCGCGCCGGTGGCCGCGCTTGCATTGGTGCTGACCGCGTGCGGTAGCGGTCCCACGGGCAGCGACCAGGGGCTCAAGGGTGCTGACCAGCAGGAGCAGGGCAAGGACGACATCAACCCCGTCGAGGTGTCCAAGCTGAAGGAGGGCGGCGAGTTCAAGTGGCCCGTCGACTCCCTGGCGGACAACTGGAACTACAACAACGTCGACGGCACCGTCGCCTCGGGTGCCCGCATGATCTCCGCGGTCATGCCGAACATCTTCAGCCAGAACGCCGACTCGACGATCGCGATGGACAAGGACTACCTCGAGGACGCGTCGGTCACGTCGCAGGACCCGCAGGTGGTCACCTACAAGCTCAACCCGAAGGCCAAGTGGAGTGACGGCACGGCCTTCTCGTGGGAGGACTTCGCCGCGCAGGCGAAGGCGAACAACGGCACCGACCCGGCGTTCCTGACCGCGTCCACCACGGGCTACGAGGACATCGAGAAGGTCGAGAAGGGCGCCTCCGACCAGGAGGTGAAGGTCACCTTCAAGAAGAAGTTCGCCGAGTGGAAGAGCCTCTTCGGCCCGCTGTACCCGAAGTCGCTCAACGCCACGGCGGACGAGTTCAACAAGGGCTGGGTCGACGGCCCGAAGCTCACCGCGGGTCCGTTCAAGATCGGCACGATCGACCTGACCGGCAAGCTCGTCACGGTGGTCCGCGACGACGCGTGGTGGGGCGAGAAGCCGAAGCTGGACAAGATCACCTTCCGGGTGATCGACCGCACCGCGCTGGCCGACTCGCTCGCCAACGGCGCCATCGACTGGTACGACATCGGCTCCAACGTCGACCTGTACAAGCGCGCGCAGCAGACGCCCGGCATCAAGATCCGCCAGGCCGTCACCCCCGACTACAACCACCTGACGTTCAACGGTGCCGCCTCCGCCGTCATGAGCGACGCGAAGGTGCGCACGTCGGTCATGCAGGGCATCGACACGGCCACGATCTCCAAGGCGATCCTCGGCCCGATCCAGCCCGACCCGAAGGTCCTCGGCAACCACATCTTCCTGTTGGGCGCCAAGGAGTACAAGGACAACGCCGCGGTCGCGAAGTTCGACAAGGAAGCCGCCAAGAAGGGGCTCGACGACGCCGGTTGGAAGCTCGAGGGCGACGTCCGCAAGAAGGACGGCAAGGACCTCGCGATCCGCTTCGTGATCCCGACCCCGAACCCGACCAGCGACCAGGTCTCCAAGCTGGTGCAGACGCAGCTCAAGGAGGTCGGCGTCAAGGTCGACATCCAGGCCGTCCCGTCGGCGGACTTCTTCAAGTCGCACATCAACGTCGGTGACTTCGACATCACCTCGTTCCGCTGGCTGAGCACGGCGTTCCCGATCAGCTCCTCGAAGTCGATCTACGCGCTCGACCCGGCCAACGTGAACCAGAACTACGGCCGCGTCGGCAGCGACGACATCAACAAGCTGTTCGACGAGGCCAACAGCGAGCTCGACGACACCAAGCGCTCCGACCTGGCGAACCAGATCGACGAGGCGATCTGGAAGTCCGGCCACCAGTTGCCGATCTTCCAGAGCCCCGGTGCCGTCGCGGTCCGCGAGAACATCGCGAACTTCGGCGCGGTCGGTTTCGCGAACAGCCCGTACGACTACATCCACATCGGCTTCACCAGCTGA
- a CDS encoding ABC transporter ATP-binding protein has product MTSAELLFDSADRPAPTGPVLEVNDLAVSFPSESGRVRAVRGLSYQVSPGEVLGIVGESGSGKSVSSLAVMGLLPPQARITGSIKFQGRELIGLNDGELSKIRGKRVAMVFQDPLSALTPVYTVGDQIAEALLVHRGAKISKQAAAKRAVELLDLVGIPNAVERAKAFPHEFSGGMRQRAVIAMAIANDPDLIIADEPTTALDVTVQAQVLEVLKTAQEVTGAGIVIITHDLGVVAGFADRLMVMYAGKAVETGQVDEIYARPRMPYTLGLLGSIPRLDVGEKQPLVPIVGQPPSLTDLPPGCPFAPRCPMEIDACRTAEPELVDVDGSPEHRAACIRTDELAAKDTDGAEAAVEIFGAEVIEVAPIAKVPREERKVVLQLSGLVKHYPVTKGVVLKRRVGTVHAVDGISFDIREGETLGVVGESGCGKTTTLMEILNLQKPMGGTLSVLGQDAATLNAKSRKAIRRDLQVVFQDPMAALDPRLPIFDVIAEPLQVHGFEKSVIDKRIPELLDLVGLRREHASRYPAEFSGGQRQRIGIARALALEPKLIVLDEPVSALDVSIQAGVINLLEELKAKLGLSYLFVAHDLSVVRHIADRVAVMYLGKIVEIGQVDQVFDAPRHPYTQALLSAIPIPDPVKERQRERILVTGDLPSPANPPSGCRFRTRCFLHATLPEDKQRTCVEVEPPRQEQGEDHEAACHFAQTRQVL; this is encoded by the coding sequence ATGACCAGCGCGGAACTCCTCTTCGACTCCGCCGACCGGCCCGCCCCGACCGGCCCGGTGCTCGAGGTCAACGACCTCGCGGTGTCCTTCCCCAGCGAGTCCGGCCGGGTGCGCGCGGTGCGCGGCCTGAGCTACCAGGTCTCGCCCGGCGAGGTGCTCGGCATCGTCGGCGAGTCCGGCTCCGGCAAGTCGGTGTCCTCGCTCGCGGTCATGGGCCTGCTGCCCCCGCAGGCGCGGATCACCGGCTCCATCAAGTTCCAGGGCCGCGAGCTGATCGGCCTGAACGACGGCGAGCTGTCGAAGATCCGCGGCAAGCGCGTCGCGATGGTGTTCCAGGACCCGCTGTCGGCGTTGACCCCGGTCTACACCGTCGGCGACCAGATCGCCGAGGCGCTGCTGGTGCACCGCGGCGCGAAGATCTCCAAGCAGGCCGCCGCCAAGCGCGCGGTGGAACTGCTCGACCTGGTCGGCATCCCGAACGCCGTCGAGCGCGCCAAGGCGTTCCCGCACGAGTTCTCCGGCGGCATGAGGCAGCGCGCGGTCATCGCGATGGCCATCGCCAACGACCCCGACCTGATCATCGCCGACGAGCCGACCACCGCGCTCGACGTGACGGTGCAGGCGCAGGTGCTGGAGGTGCTCAAGACCGCGCAGGAGGTCACCGGCGCGGGCATCGTGATCATCACCCACGACCTGGGCGTCGTCGCGGGCTTCGCCGACCGGCTGATGGTGATGTACGCGGGCAAGGCCGTGGAGACCGGGCAGGTCGACGAGATCTACGCCCGCCCCCGGATGCCGTACACGCTGGGCCTGCTGGGTTCCATCCCGCGCCTGGACGTCGGCGAGAAGCAGCCGCTGGTGCCGATCGTGGGCCAGCCGCCGTCGCTGACCGACCTGCCGCCCGGCTGCCCGTTCGCGCCGCGCTGCCCGATGGAGATCGACGCCTGCCGCACCGCGGAGCCCGAACTGGTGGACGTGGACGGCTCGCCCGAGCACCGCGCGGCCTGCATCCGCACCGACGAGCTGGCGGCCAAGGACACCGACGGCGCCGAGGCGGCCGTGGAGATCTTCGGCGCCGAGGTGATCGAGGTGGCGCCGATCGCGAAGGTGCCCCGCGAGGAGCGCAAGGTCGTGCTCCAGCTCTCGGGCCTGGTGAAGCACTACCCGGTCACCAAGGGCGTCGTGCTCAAGCGCCGGGTCGGCACCGTGCACGCCGTCGACGGCATCTCGTTCGACATCCGCGAGGGCGAGACGCTCGGCGTCGTGGGCGAGTCCGGCTGCGGCAAGACGACCACGCTGATGGAGATCCTCAACCTCCAGAAGCCCATGGGCGGCACGCTGTCCGTGCTCGGGCAGGACGCCGCGACCCTGAACGCCAAGTCCCGCAAGGCGATCCGCCGCGACCTCCAGGTCGTGTTCCAGGACCCGATGGCCGCGCTCGACCCCCGGCTGCCGATCTTCGACGTGATCGCCGAACCCCTCCAGGTGCACGGGTTCGAGAAGTCGGTGATCGACAAGCGCATCCCCGAACTGCTGGACCTGGTCGGGCTGCGCCGCGAGCACGCGTCCCGCTACCCGGCCGAGTTCTCCGGCGGGCAGCGGCAGCGCATCGGCATCGCGCGGGCGCTGGCGCTGGAACCGAAGCTGATCGTGCTCGACGAGCCGGTGTCGGCGCTGGACGTGTCCATCCAGGCGGGTGTGATCAACCTGCTGGAGGAGCTGAAGGCCAAGCTGGGCCTGAGCTACCTCTTCGTCGCGCACGACCTGTCCGTGGTGCGCCACATCGCGGACCGGGTCGCGGTCATGTACCTGGGCAAGATCGTCGAGATCGGCCAGGTCGACCAGGTCTTCGACGCGCCGCGCCACCCGTACACCCAGGCGCTGCTCTCGGCGATCCCGATCCCGGACCCGGTCAAGGAGCGGCAGCGCGAGCGGATCCTGGTGACGGGCGACCTGCCCAGCCCGGCCAACCCGCCGTCGGGCTGCCGGTTCCGCACCCGCTGCTTCCTGCACGCGACGCTGCCGGAGGACAAGCAGCGCACGTGCGTCGAGGTGGAGCCGCCGCGCCAGGAACAGGGCGAGGACCACGAGGCCGCCTGCCACTTCGCTCAAACCAGGCAAGTCCTCTGA
- a CDS encoding ABC transporter permease, translated as MTVILNEGDSAGTSGAASGSPVDAAPDPGKSTTRGRLVLTRFLRNKFALFGLVVIVLMYLLAFVGPLLSKWSYDEQDYTAFLQAPYPDHIFGTDKIGTDMFAQTMRGLQKSLLIGLLVAVISTGFAALVGAVAGYFLGWVDKGLMWVVDLLLVLPSFLIIAILSPAFRGKSWLLFVLLLAAFQWMITARIVRGMTLTLKEREFVKAARYMGQSPGRIIFKHIVPNMASLLIIDATINVGSAVIAETGLSYFGFGVQTPDVSLGTLIASGSDSALTYAWLFLIPAGFLVVFVLAVNFVGDGLRDALDPTSSRGRKREKKADLDEDRPSHVPEPDTTTSSTTTSGGGKA; from the coding sequence GTGACCGTAATCCTCAACGAGGGCGACTCCGCGGGTACCTCGGGTGCCGCCTCGGGCAGCCCCGTCGACGCCGCGCCGGATCCCGGCAAGTCCACGACCAGGGGCAGGCTCGTCCTGACCCGGTTCCTGCGCAACAAGTTCGCGCTCTTCGGCCTGGTCGTCATCGTGCTGATGTACCTGCTGGCGTTCGTCGGCCCGCTGCTGTCCAAGTGGAGCTACGACGAGCAGGACTACACCGCGTTCCTCCAGGCGCCCTACCCGGACCACATCTTCGGCACCGACAAGATCGGTACCGACATGTTCGCGCAGACCATGCGCGGACTCCAGAAGTCGCTGCTCATCGGTCTGCTGGTGGCGGTCATCTCGACCGGGTTCGCGGCGTTGGTCGGCGCGGTGGCGGGCTACTTCCTCGGCTGGGTCGACAAGGGCCTGATGTGGGTGGTCGACCTGCTGCTGGTGCTCCCGTCGTTCCTGATCATCGCGATCCTCAGCCCGGCGTTCCGCGGCAAGTCCTGGCTGCTGTTCGTGCTGCTGCTCGCGGCGTTCCAGTGGATGATCACCGCCCGCATCGTGCGCGGCATGACGCTCACGCTCAAGGAGCGCGAGTTCGTCAAGGCCGCCAGGTACATGGGGCAGTCGCCGGGGCGGATCATCTTCAAGCACATCGTGCCGAACATGGCGTCGCTGCTGATCATCGACGCGACCATCAACGTCGGCTCCGCGGTGATCGCCGAGACGGGCCTGAGCTACTTCGGCTTCGGCGTGCAGACCCCGGACGTCTCGCTCGGCACGCTCATCGCGTCCGGCAGCGACTCGGCGCTCACCTACGCCTGGCTGTTCCTCATCCCGGCGGGCTTCCTGGTGGTCTTCGTGCTCGCCGTGAACTTCGTCGGCGACGGCCTGCGCGACGCGCTCGACCCGACGTCCTCCCGCGGCCGCAAGCGCGAGAAGAAGGCCGACCTGGACGAGGACCGCCCGTCCCACGTCCCGGAACCCGACACCACCACGTCCAGCACCACCACGTCCGGCGGAGGAAAAGCCTGA